From one Phycodurus eques isolate BA_2022a chromosome 6, UOR_Pequ_1.1, whole genome shotgun sequence genomic stretch:
- the fgfbp2b gene encoding fibroblast growth factor-binding protein 2b produces MRAQVLVLVVAAWVYACHAQSNNSVNDANKQQQRSIWDEPIRFSTKSKDACTMVVSGASDYTRLRVSCKGTALPGRSYHCDFQGKPNLCRAYSLNPRHYFTQIMWELRKLSHACQGAKLYRPPMCKRHPDEVQMSLLSAWPRAAKPAATQKPQKPQTPAKPQAGKAVPAPTRKTAPKPGKTTVRPPMELPESKAARIATEYCWKSFHGICTYIIGWFKN; encoded by the coding sequence ATGCGGGCCCAGGTTCTTGTTCTTGTGGTGGCGGCGTGGGTGTACGCGTGCCACGCTCAAAGCAACAACAGCGTCAACGACGCCAACAAGCAGCAGCAGCGTAGCATCTGGGACGAGCCCATCCGCTTCAGCACCAAGAGCAAGGACGCGTGCACCATGGTGGTGTCGGGCGCCTCCGACTACACCCGGCTGCGCGTCTCCTGCAAGGGGACCGCGCTGCCGGGTCGCTCGTACCACTGCGACTTCCAGGGCAAGCCCAACCTGTGCCGGGCCTACAGCCTCAACCCACGGCACTACTTCACGCAGATCATGTGGGAGCTGCGCAAACTGAGCCACGCCTGCCAGGGCGCCAAGCTGTACCGGCCACCCATGTGCAAGAGGCACCCCGACGAGGTCCAGATGAGCCTCCTGTCCGCCTGGCCCCGAGCCGCCAAGCCCGCCGCCACTCAGAAGCCGCAGAAGCCTCAAACGCCCGCCAAGCCCCAGGCGGGAAAAGCCGTCCCGGCCCCGACTAGGAAGACCGCCCCCAAGCCGGGCAAGACCACCGTGCGGCCCCCGATGGAGCTCCCCGAGTCCAAAGCGGCCCGCATCGCCACCGAGTACTGCTGGAAGAGCTTCCACGGCATCTGCACGTACATCATCGGGTGGTTCAAGAACTGA